From Bos javanicus breed banteng chromosome 5, ARS-OSU_banteng_1.0, whole genome shotgun sequence, the proteins below share one genomic window:
- the LOC133248824 gene encoding olfactory receptor 8S1-like, with product MALGNHSTITEFILLGLSADPHVQALSFVFFLAIYLLTLLGNLTMMLVIRTDSHLHTPMYFFLSHLSFLDFCFSSATVPKMLEILLSQKKTVSVEACLAQVFFVFDLGGTEACLLSVMAYDRYAAICHPLLYGKKMSNQLCKGLVLGSWSLGFLDAFINILLAMDFDFCRDQFIPYYSCELPSLFPLSCSDVSTSFTILLCSSLLHGLGTCFLIILSYTLIVSTILNIRSSSYRSKAFSTCSSHLTAVLLFYCSAFLRHIVPTLGSPQELIFSVQYSVITPLMNPLIYSLKNNEVKAAMQRTFRKYLHC from the coding sequence ATGGCCTTGGGGAACCACAGCACTATCACTGAATTCATTCTCCTTGGACTGTCTGCAGACCCTCATGTCCAGGCATTATCCTTTGTGTTCTTCCTAGCAATTTACCTCCTGACTCTGCTGGGGAACCTGACAATGATGCTGGTGATCAGAACCGATTCTCACCTCCAcactcccatgtacttcttcctgagTCACCTTTCTTTCCtggatttttgcttctcttctgccACAGTACCCAAGATGCTGGAAATTCTCCTGTCTCAGAAGAAAACAGTCTCTGTGGAGGCCTGTCTAGCTCAAGTCTTCTTTGTGTTTGACTTGGGGGGCACTGAAGCCTGTCTGCTCTCAGTTATGGCCTATGATCGCTACGCTGCCATCTGCCACCCTCTGCTCTATGGCAAGAAGATGAGCAACCAGCTCTGTAAAGGTCTGGTGTTAGGTTCCTGGAGCCTGGGTTTTCTGGACGCATTCATCAACATCCTTCTAGCTATGGATTTTGACTTCTGTAGGGATCAGTTTATCCCCTACTACAGCTGTGAGCtgccctctctctttcccctttcctGCTCTGATGTCTCCACCAGTTTCACTATTCTGCTCTGCTCTAGTCTCCTGCATGGGTTGGGAACCTGTTTCCTAATCATACTGTCTTACACTCTCATTGTTTCTACCATCCTAAATATCCGCTCCTCTTCATATAGAAGcaaggccttctccacctgctcttCCCACCTCACTGCAGTGCTCCTATTTTATTGTTCAGCTTTCCTTCGCCATATAGTGCCAACCTTGGGCTCTCCACAGGAGTTGATCTTCTCTGTACAATACAGTGTGATCACTCCCTTAATGAATCCCCTTATCTATAGCCTGAAGAACAATGAGGTGAAAGCAGCTATGCAAAGGACGTTTAGAAAATATCTCCATTGCTAG